Proteins found in one Macaca nemestrina isolate mMacNem1 chromosome 4, mMacNem.hap1, whole genome shotgun sequence genomic segment:
- the LOC105472637 gene encoding ATP-sensitive inward rectifier potassium channel 15 — MDAIHISMSSTPLVKHTAGAGLKANRPRVMSKSGHSNVRIDKVDGIYLLYLQDLWTTVIDMKWRYKLTLFAATFVMTWFLFGVIYYAIAFIHGDLEPGEPISNHTPCIMKVDSLTGAFLFSLESQTTIGYGVRSITEECPHAIFLLVAQLVITTLIEIFITGTFLAKIARPKKRAETIKFSHCAVITKQNGKLCLVIQVANMRKSLLIQCQLSGKLLQTHVTKEGERILLNQATVKFHVDSSSESPFLILPMTFYHVLDETSPLRDLTPQNLKEKEFELVVLLNATVESTSAVCQSRTSYIPEEIYWGFEFVPVVSLSKNGKYVADFSQFEQIRKSPDCTFYCADSEKQKLEEKYRQEDQRERELRTLLLQQSNV; from the coding sequence ATGGATGCCATTCACATCAGCATGTCCAGCACCCCCCTGGTGAAGCACACTGCTGGGGCTGGGCTCAAGGCCAACAGACCCCGCGTCATGTCCAAGAGTGGGCACAGCAATGTGAGAATTGACAAAGTGGATGGCATATACCTACTCTACCTGCAAGACCTGTGGACCACAGTTATCGACATGAAGTGGAGATACAAACTCACCCTGTTCGCCGCCACTTTTGTGATGACCTGGTTCCTTTTTGGAGTCATCTACTACGCCATCGCGTTTATTCACGGGGACTTAGAACCTGGTGAGCCTATTTCAAATCATACCCCCTGCATCATGAAAGTGGACTCTCTCACTGGGGCATTTCTGTTTTCCCTGGAATCCCAGACAACCATTGGCTATGGAGTCCGTTCCATCACAGAGGAATGTCCTCATGCCATCTTCCTGTTGGTTGCTCAGTTGGTCATCACGACCTTGATTGAGATCTTCATCACCGGAACCTTCCTGGCCAAAATTGCAAGACCCAAAAAGCGGGCTGAGACCATCAAGTTCAGTCACTGTGCAGTCATCACCAAGCAGAATGGGAAGCTGTGCTTGGTGATTCAGGTAGCCAACATGAGGAAGAGCCTCTTGATTCAGTGCCAGCTCTCTGGCAAGCTCCTGCAGACCCACGTCACCAAGGAGGGGGAGCGGATTCTGCTCAACCAAGCCACTGTCAAATTCCACGTGGACTCCTCCTCTGAGAGCCCCTTCCTCATTCTGCCCATGACCTTCTACCATGTGCTGGATGAGACGAGCCCCCTGAGAGACCTCACACCCCAAAACCTAAAGGAGAAGGAATTTGAGCTTGTGGTCCTCCTCAATGCCACTGTGGAATCCACCAGCGCTGTCTGCCAGAGCCGAACATCTTATATTCCAGAGGAAATCTACTGGGGTTTTGAGTTTGTGCCTGTGGTATCTCTCtccaaaaatggaaaatatgtgGCTGATTTCAGTCAGTTTGAACAGATTCGGAAGAGCCCAGATTGCACCTTTTACTGTGCAGATTCTGAGAAACAGAAACTTGAGGAGAAGtacaggcaggaggatcagaggGAAAGAGAACTGAGGACACTTTTATTACAACAGAGCAATGTCTGA